In the Candidatus Omnitrophota bacterium genome, TGGCGGTCTTTTACGCCCTGCAGGACACCAAGACCCCGGTCAAGGTCGCGGCGCTGTGCCTGTTCATCAACGTTGTCCTGGATTTTGTCCTGATCTGGCCGATGAAGGTCATGGGGATCGCCATGGCCGGCGCGGTCGCGGCCACGGTCAATTTCCTCATCCTGTTTTACCTTTTGGACAAGCGGCTCGGCGGGTTCAACGCGGAGTTCCGCAATTTTATCGCCAAGGTCCTTTTCGCCACGACGCTGACCGGCGTCGCGGTCTGGGAGGCGTGGGCGTTCTGGCATTTTCCGAGCGAGCTGGTCAAGTTCGCCGTGGTCGGCAGCGGCGGGATCGTTTTTTACCAGGGGCTCTGCGGCGTTCTGGGGGTCGAGCAGGCGAGGAAGATCCTGAACTGGGTCTTCCGGCGCGGTTGAGGGCGGACCATGGCGGACGTGAAGGATAAAATCAGCGCCCTGCCGCTCACCAGCGGTGTTTATTTGATGAAGGACGGCGAAGGGACCGTCATCTACGTCGGCAAGGCGGTCAGCCTGCGCAAGCGCGTGCAGTCGTATTTCCGCAAGACGAAAATATTTTCCAAGACAGACCTCCTCGCCGCGGCGATCAGGGACATCGCCCACATCCCCACGAACAGCGAGGCCGAGGCCCTGATCCTCGAGGCCAGCCTGATCAAGCAGTATCAGCCGAAATACAACGTCGAGCTGCGCGACGACAAGAGTTACCCGTTCATTGAGATCACCGGCGAGGAATTCCCGAGAATCTCGGTCTGCCGTCCGCGGGTGAAGGCGCGGGGGAGCATTTATTATGGGCCTTACGTCGAGGTGACGCTGGTCCGCGAGGCGCTGGCCATCATCCGCAAGATCTTCCATTTCCGCACCTGCGAGCCGTTTCCCGACAAGGCCTGCCTGGATTATCACATCGGGCTGTGCGACGCGCCGTGCATCCAGAACATCAGCCGGGACGGGTATCTGCGGAACATCCGGCGCGTGCGGCTGATCCTGGAGGGGAAGAAGGACGAGCTTTACCGGAACCTCAAGAAAGACATGGAAGCCCTCGTCCGGGAGAAACGCTTTGAGGAGGCGGCCAAGGTCCGCGACCAGATCCGCGCGATCGGGGCGCTGTACTCCGGCACCGGGGACGTCAACTATTATAAGGAAGCCGAGCAGCTCCAGCGGGCGCTGGGCCTGCCGCGCCTGCCCGAGCGGATCGAGGCGTTCGATATTTCCAATATCATGGGCCGCCAGGCCGTGGGCTCGATGGTGTCGTTCCTGAACGGGAGCCCGGACAAGAACAACTACCGGCGGTTCCGCATCAAAGAAGTCGGCGGGATCGACGATTTTCAGATGATCGCCGAGGTGGTCCGGCGGCGTTACCGCCGGCTGAAGGCCGAGGGGCTGATGTTCCCGGACCTCATCGTGATCGACGGCGGGAAAGGCCAGCTCTCCGCGGCCTGCGGGGAACTGGAAAAGCTGGAAGTCCAAATTCCGGTTGTTTCACTCGCCAAGAGAGAAGAGGAGATTTTTCTCCTGGGGAAGCGGAATCCGGTCATCCTGGCGAAAGATTCTCTGGGGCTGCAGCTCTTGCAGAGGATCCGCGACGAGGCCCACCGCTTCGCGGTGTCGTATCACCGGCTGTTACGGGGCAAACACGCGCTTAAATCGGACTAATGCCCACCACAACCCCGGGGGTTGTGGCGGGGTATGGAATGGAGAGGAAGAGGCGATGAAAGACAAAGGGCTCACGGCATTTGAGTGGCAGGTCTTGAAGGCGGCGCTGGACATCCCGATCGGCGAGACGCGGTCTTACCAGTGGATCGCGCGGAAGATCGGCCGGCCCAAAGCGGTGCGGGCCGTGGGGCAGGCCCTGCGCAAGAACCCGTATCCGCTCATCATCCCCTGCCACCGCGTCATCAAGTCCGACGGCACGGCCGGCGGATACGCGGGACGCTACGGGACGAAGAAGGGGCGGCTTTTATCGAAAGAAAAGGAAATCGCGGAAGGCCTGAAGAGCGTCCGCTGAATTTTCCGAAATTTAACCGGGACAATCCAAGAGGGCAGAGCCATGAATATCCACGAACTGTTCAAGATGATGACCAACCAGGGGGCTTCGGACTTGTTTTTGACCGCCAATTCCGTTCCGCGGGCGAGGATCAACGGCCGCATCCAGGAATTGACCACGGAGGTCCTGACCCGGGAGATGATGGCGTCCGTCGCGGACACGCTTCTGGCCACGCCGGAGCGCAAGGCGAGTTACGCGGAAAATCAGGACATTGATTTCATTCACGAAGAGCCGGACAAGAGCCGGTTCCGCCTCAACGTGTTCATGCAGCGCGAAACGCCGGCGGTGGTCGCGCGGCACGTCCACCAGCAGTTCAAGACGTTCGAGGAATTGAGCCTCCCGGCGGAGCTGCTCCGCCAGCTCTGCGACCGGGCCACGGGGATCGTCCTGGTCTGCGGGCCGGCCGGCAGCGGCAAGTCCACCACGATCGCGAGCATGCTGGAATATATCAATATCAAATACGACAAGCACATCGTCACGATCGAGGACCCGATCGAATTCCTGTTCCAGAACAAAAAATGTATCGTCAACCAGCGCGAGCTGGGGATCGACGTGCCGAATTACCCGTCGGCGCTCAAGCACGTGACCCAGCAGAGCCCGGACATCATTTTCATCGGCAACACCCGCGACGTCGAGACCATGCACGCCGCCATGCACGCGACCGAACTGGGCTGTTTTGTGCTCACGACCTTCCACACGATCAATGCGACCCAGACCATCACGCGCATCGTCAACTTTTTCCCGCCGTACCTGCACGACGAGGTCCGCGCCCAGCTGTCGCTGATCCTCAAGGGGATCTTTTCGATCCGGCTGGTGCCCCGCTTCGACAAGCCCGGCCGCGTCCCGGCCTACGAGTCCATGGTGGTCACACCCACCATCTCCCGGCTTATCCGGGAAGGCAACCTCAAGGAGATCCAGAATTTCATCGACGAAGGCGAGATGTTCGGGATGCAGTCCTTCAAAAAGTCCCTGGTCGGCCTGGTCAAGCGGGGGATCGTGCTGGAGGAAGATGCCCGGAAGTTCGCCGACAGCAAGGACGATTTCGACCTGGAGCTGAAAGGCGTGAAGAGGTTTGAGAAGTAAGCCCCCGAGGCGACCTCGCAGGTCGGATCTGCACGTCAGTTCCCCTGGAGGGGCGAGTGAAAGTTTTTGTGGAAATTTATGGGTGACCGCTGGAGCCGGTTCATGCGATAGCACATTGAAGTTTTGATAATTTATGTAAATCTTTTTATAAAATTATGCACGAAGAGAACCTTCATTTATGGCAGCACGCGCACACTTTTGGCCAAGAGCTTAAACGCTCAGGGGAACGCCGGACGTCTATTGTTATTGCCGTGACCGGCACGATGATGGTCGTTGAAATTGTGGCAGGCCTTATTTTGGGATCCATGGCCTTGCTTGCCGACGGACTGCACATGGCCTCTCATGCGACGGCCCTGATCATTAACCTTTATGCTTATATTTATGCCCGGCGCCACGCCCATGATGCGCGGTTCAGCTTCGGGACGGGAAAAGTCAATGCCCTGGGAGGGTTCACGGGCGCTGTCCTTCTCGCGGTTTTTGCTTTGATGATGGCATGGGGAAGCGTTGAACGGATCATTCATCCTGTTGCTATTGCTTTTAACCAGGCTATTCTGGTTGCCATCATCGGATTAATGATAAACGGGGCTTCCGTATTGATCCTTGGCCACGAAGAAGATCAAGCTCACGGGCATGAGCATCATGACCATGATGGCCATCACCACGACCATAACTTAAGATCCGCTTATTTTCATGTGCTGGCTGATGCCTTGACATCTATTTTGGCCATCATCGCCCTTTTAACGGCAAAATATCTTGGCCTCATCTGGATGGACCCTGCCATGGGCATTGTGGGCGCCATTCTGGTATGCCGATGGTCTTTGGGACTGTTGCAGGCCACGAGCGCCATTCTTCTGGATCAAGAAGGACCGGGAAAAATCAAAACAATCATTAAGAAAAGAATAGAAAATGAAGACGATAACCGGATTGCCGACTTGCACCTCTGGACGATAGGCCCCAATCTTTACGGGGTTATCATTTCGATCGTTACCCATCATCCTGAACCGCCGGAGTATTATAAAAAACTGCTTCCATCTGACCTTGGGCTTGCGCATGTGACGGTTGAGGTTCATCAGTGCCCCGACAGGAAAGATTCCAGAATGCCGAGCCATTATTGAGGTTCAATGATTAACGTGGCCGCCTGTCAGGATATTCGGGAGAGAAAAATGAAGGGCAGAGAAAGCGGCATGCCGGGGAAGAAGGTCTGGGGGCGATTTTTCAACCCCGAGGACGCATTGAAAATCATGCGGGTCGACGGGCGTGTGAAGGATGTCGCGGAATTCGGGTGCGGTTACGGTACTTTCACCGTTCCAGCGGCAAGGATCGTGACGGGCACCGTTTATGCGTTTGACATCGAGGCCGACATGATTCACGAGACGGACCGGGAGGCGGAGAAAGCCGGCCTGCGGAACGTGAAAACAATCCTTCGCGATTTTATGGCGAAGGGGACGGGGTTGGAGGATGAGAGCGTCGACTATGTCATGCTTTTTAATATTCTTCACATTGAACATCCGGAGATATTATTGAGGGAATCCTCGAGAATCCTTCGGGGAACAGGGCGGCTCGGCGTTATCCATTGGAATTATGATCCCGCAACGCCGCGGGGGCCTTCCCTGGAGATCCGGCCGAAACCGGAGCAGTGCGTCGCATGGGCGGCGGCTTCCGGCTTTGTCGACCCGGAACGGCATGATTTGAAGCCATACCATTATGGGATTGTCATGAGGAAAGGGTGGGGCCATGGGGAGATTCAATACAGAGGATGAAATGAGCTATGTTGCGGATGAGATACAGAGAGCCCTTGAGGAAGCAAAGAAAACGGGCGAGTTTTTATGACGGTTCGGAGTCTTCCCCCAATCCTGTGTCATAAAGAGCATGATGAGGCCTCGGTTTTTTCTCCTGAAAATTTACTTCGGGAGGCGCGGCGGCAGCGGGATATTCCTTCGGGGAAAGTTCCGGAGATTTGTGTTCTTGACCCTGACGGGGATATCGTGCGCAACTTGATAGAACAGAACAAATGTTTTTTGAATCCTCA is a window encoding:
- a CDS encoding excinuclease ABC subunit UvrC, which codes for MADVKDKISALPLTSGVYLMKDGEGTVIYVGKAVSLRKRVQSYFRKTKIFSKTDLLAAAIRDIAHIPTNSEAEALILEASLIKQYQPKYNVELRDDKSYPFIEITGEEFPRISVCRPRVKARGSIYYGPYVEVTLVREALAIIRKIFHFRTCEPFPDKACLDYHIGLCDAPCIQNISRDGYLRNIRRVRLILEGKKDELYRNLKKDMEALVREKRFEEAAKVRDQIRAIGALYSGTGDVNYYKEAEQLQRALGLPRLPERIEAFDISNIMGRQAVGSMVSFLNGSPDKNNYRRFRIKEVGGIDDFQMIAEVVRRRYRRLKAEGLMFPDLIVIDGGKGQLSAACGELEKLEVQIPVVSLAKREEEIFLLGKRNPVILAKDSLGLQLLQRIRDEAHRFAVSYHRLLRGKHALKSD
- a CDS encoding MGMT family protein; this encodes MKDKGLTAFEWQVLKAALDIPIGETRSYQWIARKIGRPKAVRAVGQALRKNPYPLIIPCHRVIKSDGTAGGYAGRYGTKKGRLLSKEKEIAEGLKSVR
- a CDS encoding PilT/PilU family type 4a pilus ATPase; the protein is MNIHELFKMMTNQGASDLFLTANSVPRARINGRIQELTTEVLTREMMASVADTLLATPERKASYAENQDIDFIHEEPDKSRFRLNVFMQRETPAVVARHVHQQFKTFEELSLPAELLRQLCDRATGIVLVCGPAGSGKSTTIASMLEYINIKYDKHIVTIEDPIEFLFQNKKCIVNQRELGIDVPNYPSALKHVTQQSPDIIFIGNTRDVETMHAAMHATELGCFVLTTFHTINATQTITRIVNFFPPYLHDEVRAQLSLILKGIFSIRLVPRFDKPGRVPAYESMVVTPTISRLIREGNLKEIQNFIDEGEMFGMQSFKKSLVGLVKRGIVLEEDARKFADSKDDFDLELKGVKRFEK
- the dmeF gene encoding CDF family Co(II)/Ni(II) efflux transporter DmeF — its product is MHEENLHLWQHAHTFGQELKRSGERRTSIVIAVTGTMMVVEIVAGLILGSMALLADGLHMASHATALIINLYAYIYARRHAHDARFSFGTGKVNALGGFTGAVLLAVFALMMAWGSVERIIHPVAIAFNQAILVAIIGLMINGASVLILGHEEDQAHGHEHHDHDGHHHDHNLRSAYFHVLADALTSILAIIALLTAKYLGLIWMDPAMGIVGAILVCRWSLGLLQATSAILLDQEGPGKIKTIIKKRIENEDDNRIADLHLWTIGPNLYGVIISIVTHHPEPPEYYKKLLPSDLGLAHVTVEVHQCPDRKDSRMPSHY
- a CDS encoding class I SAM-dependent methyltransferase, whose product is MKGRESGMPGKKVWGRFFNPEDALKIMRVDGRVKDVAEFGCGYGTFTVPAARIVTGTVYAFDIEADMIHETDREAEKAGLRNVKTILRDFMAKGTGLEDESVDYVMLFNILHIEHPEILLRESSRILRGTGRLGVIHWNYDPATPRGPSLEIRPKPEQCVAWAAASGFVDPERHDLKPYHYGIVMRKGWGHGEIQYRG